The following proteins are co-located in the Candidatus Paceibacterota bacterium genome:
- the rsmI gene encoding 16S rRNA (cytidine(1402)-2'-O)-methyltransferase → MATLYIVATPIGNLEDITLRALRVLKEVSVIFCEDTRTSRVLLSKYGIKVPTESFHAQSSPVKTDRVIELLEAGNDIALVTDAGTPGISDPGMLLVSEVRARLPAANIVAIPGPSALAAAVSIAGKPLHEFVFLGFLPHKKGRQTLFEEIKAGERPYVFYESPHRIEKTLEALKGMEKTVTILREITKMHESYVSGTAEEVLKAFRDNPGTLRGEFVVIVS, encoded by the coding sequence ATGGCCACTCTCTATATAGTCGCGACGCCGATAGGGAATCTCGAGGACATCACGCTCCGCGCTTTGCGCGTGCTCAAGGAAGTCTCCGTCATATTCTGCGAAGACACCCGCACTTCGCGCGTGCTCCTCTCCAAATACGGCATCAAGGTTCCGACCGAAAGCTTCCACGCCCAGAGCTCGCCCGTAAAGACCGATCGCGTCATCGAGCTCCTCGAAGCGGGGAACGATATCGCTCTCGTCACCGACGCGGGTACGCCGGGCATATCCGATCCCGGCATGCTTTTGGTCTCTGAGGTCCGCGCCCGCCTGCCGGCGGCGAATATCGTCGCCATTCCTGGCCCGTCAGCCCTTGCCGCCGCGGTTTCCATCGCCGGAAAGCCTCTCCATGAGTTCGTCTTCCTCGGATTCTTGCCTCATAAGAAGGGCAGGCAGACCCTGTTCGAAGAGATCAAGGCCGGAGAGCGCCCATACGTGTTCTACGAATCTCCGCACCGCATAGAGAAGACGCTCGAAGCGCTGAAGGGAATGGAAAAGACCGTCACTATACTTCGCGAGATCACCAAGATGCACGAATCATACGTGTCCGGAACCGCCGAAGAGGTCTTGAAGGCGTTCAGAGACAATCCGGGAACGCTCCGCGGAGAATTCGTCGTCATCGTCAGCTAA
- a CDS encoding putative glycoside hydrolase, which yields MSGKNTKQSVRAYRIGVGLFLLFMFLAIFLYAAGPLFEQTTYENKPVEVATTTVPVPVGRQATHVPTPEPVKGIYMTSCVAATPSLRVKLADLIDETELNSVVIDIKSFDGHISFMPENPALKDAVGGCYVKDMQDFIDTLHAKDIYVIGRVASFQDQYMVAKRPDLAVKKESATSTVWRDYKGIAWIDASSVEHWKYLVDIAKDAHAIGFDEINFDYIRFPADGNMKDIWYPLSGKKDKSQVVRGFYEYLHHELSPLGITISGDLFGMTTTNTDDLNIGQILEYGLANFDYVMPMVYPSHYPDGFYGIPDPNKDVYKVVKISMDKAVARAAATTTPILTDTRIGTSTPAVYAKPVWDSKKLRPWLQDNNYPVTYTAEMVRAQIQADYDSSATSWSLWNAGNKYTRAALEPKP from the coding sequence GTGTCAGGGAAGAACACCAAACAGAGCGTTCGAGCGTACAGGATAGGCGTCGGCCTATTCCTGCTTTTTATGTTCCTCGCCATTTTCCTCTATGCGGCCGGGCCGCTCTTCGAGCAGACGACCTATGAGAATAAGCCTGTCGAGGTCGCGACGACCACCGTACCCGTTCCGGTCGGCCGCCAGGCTACCCATGTGCCGACTCCGGAGCCGGTCAAAGGCATATATATGACGTCGTGCGTCGCCGCGACGCCTTCGCTCCGCGTGAAGCTCGCCGACCTCATAGACGAGACCGAGCTCAACTCCGTCGTTATAGACATCAAGTCGTTCGACGGGCATATCTCGTTCATGCCGGAGAATCCCGCGCTCAAAGACGCCGTCGGCGGATGCTATGTCAAAGACATGCAGGATTTCATCGACACGCTCCATGCGAAGGATATATATGTGATCGGCCGCGTCGCATCGTTCCAAGACCAGTACATGGTGGCGAAGCGTCCCGACCTCGCTGTCAAAAAAGAGAGCGCGACGTCTACTGTCTGGCGCGACTATAAAGGCATCGCGTGGATAGACGCGTCGTCGGTCGAGCACTGGAAGTATCTCGTAGACATAGCGAAAGACGCCCATGCGATCGGTTTCGACGAGATAAACTTCGACTACATACGATTCCCGGCCGACGGCAATATGAAAGACATCTGGTATCCGCTGTCGGGGAAGAAAGACAAGAGCCAGGTCGTCAGGGGATTCTACGAATACCTCCATCACGAGCTCTCGCCGCTCGGCATCACCATATCGGGCGACCTCTTCGGCATGACGACGACCAATACCGACGACCTGAACATCGGGCAAATACTCGAATACGGATTGGCGAACTTCGATTACGTGATGCCGATGGTCTATCCGTCGCATTACCCGGACGGATTCTACGGGATCCCTGACCCGAACAAGGACGTCTACAAGGTCGTGAAGATCTCCATGGACAAGGCCGTCGCTCGCGCCGCCGCGACGACGACCCCGATCCTCACGGATACCCGTATCGGTACCTCTACGCCCGCGGTCTATGCGAAGCCCGTATGGGACAGCAAGAAGCTCCGCCCGTGGCTTCAGGATAATAACTATCCGGTCACGTACACAGCTGAGATGGTGAGGGCGCAGATACAGGCCGACTACGATTCGAGCGCGACGAGCTGGTCGCTCTGGAATGCGGGGAACAAATATACGAGGGCGGCGCTCGAGCCGAAGCCGTGA
- a CDS encoding PLP-dependent lyase/thiolase: protein MKTPQTEAPEIAKELGLDRLYFKREDLHPYGSHKGRSIPVMIDLKIAEGKKDFAISSSGNAALAAVRHIQERNVNGDGLTLSILVGEKMNPAKRKALMDEIKDPAITIEETPRPLQALFRLIQGGGKESLRQSTDDAALVGYTELAMEMDATPGLSAVFIGTSSGTTAEALAKHFIERWQKDDKDGAGPVPQVHIVQTSGNSPLAREFSAEESEPEISLADAIVDKAVNRKGAVVEAIKGTGGTGWIVSNADIARAIALLKKEGIAATANGALGLAGLIRAINKGAHFRGSVVCIVTGK from the coding sequence GTGAAGACTCCACAGACAGAAGCTCCGGAGATAGCCAAAGAACTGGGCCTCGACAGGCTCTATTTCAAGCGCGAAGACCTCCATCCGTACGGCTCGCACAAGGGCCGCTCGATACCAGTGATGATAGACCTGAAGATCGCCGAAGGCAAAAAAGATTTCGCCATATCGTCGTCGGGCAATGCCGCGCTCGCCGCGGTGCGCCACATCCAGGAGCGCAATGTAAACGGCGACGGCCTGACGCTTTCGATCCTCGTCGGGGAAAAGATGAATCCAGCCAAGCGAAAGGCCCTCATGGACGAGATCAAAGATCCCGCTATCACCATAGAAGAGACCCCTCGCCCGCTCCAGGCCCTGTTCCGCCTGATCCAGGGCGGGGGCAAGGAAAGCCTTCGCCAGTCTACCGACGACGCCGCCCTCGTTGGATATACCGAGCTCGCCATGGAAATGGATGCGACGCCCGGTCTGTCGGCCGTATTCATAGGAACGTCGTCAGGCACGACGGCGGAAGCATTGGCAAAGCATTTCATCGAGCGCTGGCAAAAAGACGATAAGGACGGCGCCGGGCCGGTGCCGCAGGTCCATATCGTCCAGACATCCGGCAACTCCCCTCTCGCCCGCGAATTCTCTGCCGAGGAAAGCGAGCCCGAGATATCTCTCGCCGACGCGATCGTAGACAAGGCCGTTAACCGCAAAGGAGCGGTCGTCGAAGCGATTAAAGGAACTGGTGGCACAGGCTGGATCGTATCGAATGCCGATATCGCGCGTGCCATAGCGCTTTTGAAAAAAGAGGGCATCGCCGCGACCGCCAACGGCGCGCTCGGCCTCGCGGGACTCATCCGTGCCATAAACAAAGGCGCTCATTTTAGAGGTTCTGTAGTTTGTATCGTCACAGGCAAATAA
- a CDS encoding Mur ligase family protein, with the protein MKNTITNKKGAAQKTQKVHFIGICGVAMSAVATALWQKGYKVTGSDSGFFPPVSTNLTDLGIPYYPGFHPEKMVGGGAPDLVIVGNAISTKNPELLYVKEHGIPFMSFPEAAGEHIIKPHSIVVTGTYGKTTSSALLSHILKHADMKPSYMVGGVTQDNSASAAIDAGEWSVIEGDEYTTAKWDKRPKFAHYKPTHLMLTAVKWDHADVYPTEKSYLDAFKALVASVPAPKADGKGGKKNGLIVACADTEAVPKLLAGLKREYVSYGKDEKADYRYENVKGSHEGIAFDIVYHGKAYGIKSPLLGGYNAENITGCFAMAREIGIAPGDITDAIATFRGMKRRLEKRYEHEVAVIDDIAHSPEKARSALAIIRSIYPGLIVAVYEPNTGNRTEQSKPSYKDAFRDADTVVIPRLTKLKADPTDPEKTFEGEELAALVKESHKDVHYIDDDAELVKFLARARGEGDAIAFLGSHGFRGMIEETVKALAGK; encoded by the coding sequence ATGAAAAATACCATCACGAATAAGAAAGGTGCCGCCCAAAAGACCCAGAAAGTCCATTTCATCGGCATATGCGGCGTGGCTATGAGCGCCGTCGCGACGGCTCTCTGGCAGAAGGGCTATAAAGTGACCGGCTCGGATTCCGGCTTCTTCCCGCCCGTTTCGACCAATCTCACTGATCTCGGCATTCCCTATTATCCTGGTTTTCATCCTGAAAAAATGGTCGGGGGTGGAGCGCCTGATCTCGTCATCGTGGGCAACGCCATTTCGACCAAGAATCCAGAGCTCTTGTACGTGAAAGAGCATGGTATCCCGTTCATGTCTTTCCCTGAAGCGGCGGGCGAGCATATTATCAAGCCTCATTCGATCGTCGTTACCGGCACCTACGGCAAGACGACGTCGTCAGCGCTTCTCTCCCATATCTTGAAACATGCCGATATGAAGCCTTCATACATGGTCGGCGGCGTCACCCAAGACAATTCGGCATCGGCAGCGATAGATGCGGGCGAATGGTCGGTCATCGAAGGCGACGAATATACGACGGCGAAATGGGACAAGCGCCCGAAGTTCGCCCACTACAAGCCGACGCATCTCATGCTCACCGCCGTCAAATGGGATCATGCCGACGTCTACCCTACGGAGAAAAGCTACCTCGACGCGTTCAAAGCGCTCGTCGCGTCGGTTCCCGCGCCGAAAGCCGACGGCAAAGGCGGCAAAAAGAACGGGCTGATCGTCGCATGCGCCGATACGGAAGCGGTGCCGAAGCTCCTTGCCGGCTTGAAGCGCGAATACGTGAGCTATGGCAAGGACGAGAAAGCCGACTATCGCTATGAGAACGTCAAAGGCTCGCACGAGGGCATTGCATTCGACATCGTCTATCACGGCAAAGCGTACGGTATCAAATCGCCCCTCCTCGGCGGATACAATGCCGAGAATATCACCGGTTGTTTCGCCATGGCGCGAGAGATCGGCATCGCTCCGGGCGACATCACCGACGCCATAGCGACGTTCAGGGGCATGAAGCGCCGCCTCGAAAAGCGCTACGAGCACGAGGTCGCCGTCATAGACGACATCGCCCACTCTCCGGAGAAAGCCAGATCAGCGCTCGCCATCATCCGTTCTATATATCCGGGCCTCATCGTCGCCGTGTACGAGCCGAATACCGGCAACCGTACCGAGCAGTCCAAGCCCTCATATAAAGATGCGTTCAGGGATGCCGATACCGTGGTCATCCCGCGCCTCACTAAATTGAAGGCTGATCCGACCGATCCTGAAAAGACATTCGAAGGAGAAGAGCTCGCCGCTCTCGTCAAAGAGTCGCACAAAGACGTCCATTATATAGACGACGACGCGGAGCTCGTGAAATTCCTCGCGCGCGCGAGGGGCGAAGGCGATGCCATAGCATTCCTCGGCTCGCACGGATTCCGTGGAATGATAGAGGAAACGGTAAAGGCCCTTGCAGGAAAATAA
- a CDS encoding 23S rRNA (pseudouridine(1915)-N(3))-methyltransferase RlmH — protein sequence MKISLVVVGKTQDPNVAALVADYSSRIDRYSGFDIVETTDDKLMKNLEKYDRIFLLDEKGRAYRSVEFADFIQKQLNAGIRSAVFVVGGPFGFSDEVRALADGSIALSSMTFPHDLVRAIFLEQLYRAFTILRNEKYHHE from the coding sequence ATGAAGATCTCTCTCGTTGTCGTAGGAAAGACCCAAGACCCGAACGTCGCGGCGCTCGTCGCCGATTATTCGTCGCGCATCGATCGTTACAGCGGATTCGATATCGTCGAGACGACCGACGATAAGCTCATGAAAAATCTCGAAAAATACGACCGCATTTTCCTGCTCGATGAAAAAGGCCGCGCATATCGATCGGTCGAATTCGCCGATTTCATCCAGAAGCAGTTGAATGCGGGCATAAGATCCGCCGTGTTCGTCGTGGGCGGGCCATTCGGATTCTCGGACGAAGTCCGTGCTCTCGCCGACGGATCGATCGCGCTCTCGTCCATGACGTTCCCGCACGACCTCGTGCGTGCTATATTCCTAGAACAGCTCTACCGGGCTTTCACGATACTCCGGAATGAAAAATACCATCACGAATAA
- the pyk gene encoding pyruvate kinase, translated as MNKKTKIVCTIGPATESQPQLEKLLRAGMNVMRLNFSHGDFSEHGNRVKNLKKAIEETGIPAAILQDLGGPKIRIGTFKTESVMLKEGAKFTLTTDKVEGDEARVSVNYPNFAKEVKKGHIVFLHDGRKKLEVLEVKGNSVVCKILVGGEIKGKRGVNLPDSDLTISSLTPKDLADLEFGIKNKVDFMALSFVRRASDITELRDILKAKKSKAKIIAKIETPQALACIDEIIALADGIMVARGDLAIEIPAEKVPAAQKMLIRKCNEAGKPVITATQMLESMIKAPVPTRAEVSDVANAIIDGTDAIMLSEETTLGDYPVQAVEVMNKVALQAEAGMVKKQLLETVPGVLYASGESITASAVKLADRVGAKFLVSFTESGKSARSMSRHKPDQHIVVFTPNELTFRQSILSWATMPVLVKRTTDFNEVAKMVRDHFLKSKLAKKGDKVVIASALPFGAGTETNMLLIETL; from the coding sequence TTGAACAAGAAGACCAAGATCGTCTGCACTATCGGACCGGCTACCGAATCCCAGCCGCAGCTCGAAAAGCTCCTCCGGGCGGGCATGAACGTCATGCGCCTCAACTTCTCGCACGGCGACTTCAGCGAGCATGGCAACCGCGTGAAGAATCTCAAGAAGGCGATAGAGGAGACCGGCATCCCTGCGGCGATCCTTCAGGACCTCGGCGGCCCGAAGATCCGTATCGGCACGTTCAAGACCGAGTCGGTCATGCTCAAGGAAGGCGCCAAGTTCACGCTCACGACCGACAAGGTCGAAGGCGACGAGGCGCGCGTATCGGTGAACTATCCTAATTTCGCGAAAGAGGTCAAGAAGGGTCATATCGTCTTCCTCCATGACGGCAGGAAGAAGCTCGAAGTCCTCGAGGTGAAGGGCAATAGCGTCGTCTGCAAGATCCTCGTCGGCGGCGAGATCAAGGGCAAGCGCGGCGTGAATCTCCCCGATTCCGACCTCACCATCTCGTCCCTCACTCCGAAGGACCTCGCCGACCTCGAATTCGGCATCAAGAACAAGGTCGATTTCATGGCGCTCTCGTTCGTGCGCCGCGCGTCCGATATCACCGAACTCCGCGACATCCTCAAGGCCAAGAAATCCAAGGCCAAGATCATAGCCAAGATCGAGACTCCGCAGGCCCTCGCGTGCATAGACGAGATCATCGCGCTCGCTGACGGTATCATGGTCGCCCGCGGAGACCTTGCCATCGAGATCCCCGCAGAGAAAGTCCCTGCGGCCCAGAAGATGCTCATCAGGAAGTGCAACGAGGCGGGCAAGCCGGTCATCACCGCGACCCAGATGCTCGAATCGATGATCAAGGCGCCGGTCCCTACGCGCGCAGAGGTCTCCGACGTCGCGAACGCCATTATAGACGGTACCGACGCTATCATGCTCTCCGAAGAGACGACGCTCGGCGACTATCCCGTACAGGCCGTCGAAGTCATGAATAAGGTCGCTCTCCAGGCGGAGGCGGGCATGGTCAAGAAGCAGCTCCTGGAGACCGTTCCCGGCGTCCTCTACGCTTCCGGCGAGTCGATCACGGCTTCGGCGGTGAAGCTCGCCGACAGGGTCGGCGCGAAGTTCCTGGTCTCGTTCACCGAGAGCGGCAAGAGCGCCCGATCCATGTCGCGCCATAAGCCCGACCAGCATATCGTCGTATTCACGCCGAACGAGCTCACGTTCCGCCAGTCCATATTGTCGTGGGCGACGATGCCGGTCCTCGTGAAGCGCACGACCGATTTCAACGAGGTCGCCAAGATGGTTCGCGACCATTTCCTGAAGTCCAAGCTCGCCAAGAAGGGAGACAAGGTCGTCATCGCGTCCGCTCTGCCGTTCGGCGCGGGCACCGAGACGAACATGCTCCTCATAGAGACTTTGTAG
- a CDS encoding glycosyltransferase family 4 protein, whose amino-acid sequence MKILVATGIFPPQIGGPATYSKLIYDELPKRGIEVEIASFGDYIHKPRFVRHFMYFMELLRKAPEADIIYAMDPVSVGLPALFASQIRGKELVLKVVGDYAWEQGTQRFGVTDTLDHFARNHGAHAWQVRLLKWIEAYVAEGAKRVITPSKYLKSILVDWGVDSRNVSVIYNGFHIEPVKETPSVLKKRMKWTGKTIVTVGRLVPWKGIKEVIEAMPDVIAAHPDAKLLVIGDGPDGESLKKRATELAVADRVAFTGRLDQRTMFEYVKASDLFVLNTAYEGFSHQILETMALGTPVITTAVGGNVEIIRNAENGILIAPGALQSLKEAIIGLLGNIKGADGLARKAKKDVSGFTDEIMLDRLADELKKI is encoded by the coding sequence ATGAAGATTCTCGTAGCAACCGGCATATTCCCGCCGCAGATCGGCGGCCCTGCGACCTATTCCAAGCTCATATATGACGAGCTTCCGAAGCGCGGCATCGAAGTCGAGATCGCGAGCTTCGGCGACTACATCCACAAGCCGAGGTTCGTCAGGCATTTTATGTATTTCATGGAATTGCTCCGCAAGGCGCCGGAAGCCGACATCATATATGCCATGGATCCCGTCTCCGTGGGGCTTCCGGCGCTCTTCGCTTCCCAGATACGCGGCAAGGAGCTCGTTCTCAAGGTCGTCGGGGACTATGCCTGGGAGCAGGGGACGCAGAGGTTCGGCGTGACCGATACGCTCGACCATTTCGCGCGGAACCATGGCGCGCATGCCTGGCAGGTCAGGCTTCTCAAATGGATAGAAGCCTATGTCGCCGAAGGCGCGAAGCGCGTCATCACGCCTTCGAAATATCTGAAGTCGATACTCGTGGATTGGGGCGTGGACTCGCGCAATGTATCTGTCATATATAACGGCTTTCATATAGAGCCGGTCAAGGAGACTCCAAGCGTTCTGAAGAAGCGCATGAAATGGACGGGCAAGACGATCGTCACCGTCGGGCGCCTCGTCCCATGGAAGGGGATCAAGGAAGTGATCGAGGCCATGCCCGACGTCATCGCCGCGCATCCCGATGCCAAGCTCCTGGTTATCGGCGACGGGCCGGACGGGGAGAGCCTGAAGAAGCGCGCGACGGAGCTCGCCGTCGCCGACAGGGTCGCATTTACAGGCCGCTTGGATCAGAGAACGATGTTCGAATACGTGAAAGCATCCGACCTGTTCGTCCTGAATACGGCGTATGAAGGATTCTCGCACCAGATACTCGAAACCATGGCTTTAGGTACCCCGGTTATAACCACGGCTGTGGGCGGAAACGTCGAGATAATAAGGAATGCCGAGAACGGTATTTTGATCGCTCCTGGGGCCTTGCAGAGCCTTAAAGAGGCCATCATAGGTCTTTTGGGCAATATAAAGGGCGCTGACGGCCTTGCCCGAAAGGCTAAGAAAGACGTCTCCGGGTTCACCGACGAGATCATGCTCGACAGGCTTGCGGACGAGCTAAAGAAGATATAG
- a CDS encoding type IV secretion system DNA-binding domain-containing protein, which yields MMEMTSDDKVTYFAETDARNKRVKFGIKAKDRTRHVYIIGKTGMGKSTLLENMAVQDIQGGEGCCFIDPHGKTAELLLNYVPENRLKDVLYFAPFDVEHPIAFNVMEDVGYDKRHLVVSGLMSTFKKIWADAWSARMEYILSNTLLALLEYPGATLLGVNKMLSDKDYRKKVVDNIKDPAVKSFWVDEFAKYTDRFAAEATPAIQNKIGQFTNNPLIRNIIGQPKSSFDLRKMMDDRKILIVNLSKGRVGESNANLLGAMLITKIYLAAMSRADVSDKIMKTLPNFYLYVDEFQSFANESFADILSEARKYKLNLTMAHQYIEQMSEEVRAAVFGNVGTMIVFRVGSYDAEVLEKEFAPQFTAEDIVNLGFAQIYLRLMIDGIGSQPFSATTLPPIPEPAVTFKEQVVQGSRAQFTQVRPVVEELVRMQTLGATPDRPLATMKAEPRDRTSTAERADRPMPPAPSPMPPREPRREERRDDRREDRRDDRRLPQENNRRHETPPMDASDGFHGFDAIKAMVTPRPLQNSQSQDQKRPNDQRPEKKGVTEESRNDLRQALASIAKPPAAPKEAPKQEAKKEAAPPAPPVAPRPPELKHSGPANEVPEDVLNKLLDM from the coding sequence ATGATGGAAATGACCAGCGACGACAAAGTCACATACTTCGCCGAGACCGATGCCCGGAACAAGCGCGTCAAATTCGGGATCAAGGCAAAAGACCGCACCCGCCACGTCTATATCATCGGCAAGACGGGCATGGGCAAATCCACTCTCCTCGAGAATATGGCGGTGCAAGACATTCAGGGCGGGGAAGGCTGCTGCTTCATAGACCCTCACGGCAAGACCGCCGAGCTTCTCCTCAATTACGTTCCCGAAAATCGCCTCAAGGACGTGCTCTATTTCGCGCCGTTCGACGTCGAGCACCCGATCGCGTTCAACGTCATGGAGGACGTCGGCTACGACAAGCGCCATCTCGTCGTATCCGGCCTCATGTCCACATTCAAAAAAATATGGGCCGATGCGTGGAGCGCCCGCATGGAATATATCCTCTCGAACACGCTTCTCGCGCTCCTCGAATATCCAGGAGCGACGCTCTTGGGAGTGAACAAGATGCTCTCTGACAAGGACTATCGCAAAAAGGTCGTCGACAACATCAAAGATCCGGCGGTGAAGTCGTTCTGGGTGGACGAGTTCGCCAAATATACCGACAGGTTCGCCGCCGAAGCGACTCCGGCCATTCAGAACAAGATCGGCCAGTTCACGAATAACCCTCTCATCAGGAATATCATCGGCCAGCCGAAATCGTCGTTCGACCTTCGCAAGATGATGGACGACAGGAAGATTCTCATCGTGAACCTCTCGAAAGGCCGCGTGGGCGAATCGAACGCCAATCTCCTCGGCGCTATGCTCATCACCAAGATATATCTCGCCGCGATGTCGCGCGCCGACGTCTCTGACAAGATAATGAAGACCCTGCCGAACTTCTACCTCTATGTGGACGAATTCCAGTCCTTCGCGAACGAGTCTTTCGCCGATATCCTCTCCGAGGCGCGAAAATACAAGCTGAACCTGACCATGGCGCATCAGTACATCGAGCAGATGTCCGAAGAAGTGCGCGCGGCGGTGTTCGGCAACGTCGGTACCATGATCGTGTTCCGGGTGGGCTCGTACGACGCAGAGGTCTTGGAGAAGGAATTCGCCCCGCAATTCACGGCTGAAGACATCGTGAACCTCGGCTTCGCGCAGATATATCTGCGGCTTATGATCGACGGGATAGGTTCGCAGCCGTTTTCGGCGACCACGCTGCCGCCGATACCCGAACCCGCCGTCACGTTCAAGGAGCAAGTCGTCCAGGGCTCGCGCGCCCAATTCACCCAAGTTCGTCCGGTCGTCGAAGAGCTCGTCCGCATGCAGACCTTGGGCGCGACGCCCGACAGGCCTCTCGCGACCATGAAGGCAGAGCCGCGCGACAGGACCAGCACGGCGGAAAGGGCTGACAGGCCGATGCCGCCGGCGCCTTCACCTATGCCGCCGCGCGAGCCGCGCAGGGAAGAGAGGCGTGACGATCGCCGCGAAGATCGCAGAGACGACAGGCGCCTGCCGCAGGAGAATAATCGTCGCCACGAGACGCCGCCGATGGACGCGAGCGACGGATTTCATGGTTTCGACGCTATCAAGGCCATGGTCACGCCGCGTCCGCTTCAGAATAGCCAGAGCCAAGATCAGAAGCGCCCGAACGATCAGAGACCCGAAAAAAAGGGCGTGACCGAAGAGTCGCGAAACGACCTGCGTCAGGCACTCGCTTCTATAGCGAAGCCTCCGGCTGCTCCCAAAGAAGCGCCGAAGCAGGAGGCGAAGAAGGAAGCGGCTCCTCCGGCGCCTCCTGTCGCGCCGCGACCGCCTGAACTCAAGCATTCCGGACCGGCGAACGAGGTTCCGGAAGACGTCCTTAACAAACTCCTTGATATGTAA
- a CDS encoding glycosyltransferase family 4 protein, translated as MSAKKALIFSLAYYPRLVGGAEVAVREMTDRIDPADIEFHMVTMKAGSLPVQEKIGNVTVYRVGLPVSSGPLFALNKYLYLFLAPLKASCLHRSMKFDFTWSIMAYVAGFPGLFFKLFHMDVPFVLTLQEGDPIDYMLRKTRFVRGTFRKIFAHADRIQAISKYLADFARDMGATAKPVVVPNGVDVEKFSKFIVGEELQAIKREIGKMPDDVFIVTAGRLVEKNAVGDIIGSLVYLPANVKFLNIGSGHLEQGLRQQAKRLGVDNRVIFKGFVPHESLPGYLQASDIFIRPSLSEGFGNSFVEAMVAGIPVIATRTGGIVDFLRDKETGLFCETNSPQDIARKVQIYMQDKSLRTEIVDNAMHMVVDRYDWRTVANDMKEKVFDLV; from the coding sequence ATGTCAGCAAAGAAAGCCCTTATATTCTCCCTCGCATACTATCCTCGCCTCGTCGGCGGGGCTGAAGTCGCCGTGAGGGAGATGACCGACCGTATCGATCCGGCGGACATCGAATTCCACATGGTCACCATGAAGGCCGGATCTCTGCCCGTGCAGGAGAAGATCGGCAACGTGACCGTCTACCGCGTCGGCCTTCCGGTGTCGTCGGGGCCGCTCTTCGCGCTCAATAAATACCTCTATCTCTTTCTTGCGCCGCTCAAGGCGTCGTGTCTCCATCGCTCGATGAAATTCGATTTCACCTGGAGCATCATGGCCTATGTCGCCGGCTTTCCCGGCCTTTTCTTCAAGCTCTTCCATATGGACGTGCCGTTCGTGCTCACGCTCCAGGAAGGCGATCCGATCGATTATATGCTCCGCAAGACGCGGTTCGTGCGGGGGACGTTCCGCAAGATATTCGCGCATGCCGACCGCATCCAGGCCATCTCGAAATACCTGGCCGATTTCGCGCGCGATATGGGTGCGACCGCAAAGCCCGTCGTCGTCCCGAACGGCGTAGATGTGGAGAAGTTCTCGAAATTCATCGTGGGCGAAGAGCTCCAGGCGATAAAGCGCGAGATCGGCAAAATGCCGGACGACGTATTCATCGTCACAGCCGGACGCCTTGTGGAAAAGAATGCGGTCGGCGATATTATCGGCTCTCTCGTATACCTTCCGGCGAACGTGAAATTCCTCAATATCGGTTCGGGTCATCTGGAGCAAGGACTCAGACAACAGGCGAAACGGCTTGGCGTGGATAACCGCGTCATATTCAAAGGCTTCGTTCCGCATGAATCATTGCCCGGATACCTTCAGGCTTCCGACATATTCATCCGCCCGTCTCTCTCCGAAGGATTCGGCAATTCATTCGTCGAAGCGATGGTCGCAGGCATACCCGTCATCGCTACGAGGACGGGCGGCATCGTCGACTTCCTCCGCGACAAAGAAACGGGGCTTTTCTGCGAAACGAATTCGCCGCAGGACATCGCCCGCAAGGTCCAGATATATATGCAGGACAAGAGCCTCCGCACCGAGATCGTGGATAATGCCATGCACATGGTCGTAGACCGCTATGACTGGAGGACGGTCGCGAACGACATGAAGGAGAAGGTTTTCGACCTGGTATGA